A genomic region of Methanosarcina thermophila TM-1 contains the following coding sequences:
- a CDS encoding cupin domain-containing protein, with amino-acid sequence MSQELKARPAKVEDLIEYQEGAVVSKELIRKDTGTVTIFAFDKGEGLSEHTAPFDAMVQVMDGKAEITISGNKNILEKGDMIIMPAGEPHSLRAMERFKMILTMIRS; translated from the coding sequence ATGTCTCAAGAACTAAAAGCTAGACCAGCAAAAGTAGAAGATTTAATTGAGTATCAGGAAGGAGCCGTTGTAAGTAAAGAGCTCATCCGCAAGGATACCGGAACAGTAACTATATTTGCTTTTGACAAAGGAGAAGGACTGAGTGAACATACTGCCCCCTTCGACGCCATGGTTCAGGTAATGGATGGGAAAGCAGAAATCACCATCTCCGGGAATAAAAATATTCTGGAGAAAGGGGATATGATCATAATGCCTGCTGGAGAGCCTCACTCACTTCGTGCCATGGAAAGATTCAAGATGATTCTAACCATGATCAGATCTTAA
- a CDS encoding cofactor-independent phosphoglycerate mutase, whose translation MKYAVLIGDGMADYPIEKLGGKTILQAARTPAMDYIAAHGKAGYAKTIPEGFHPGSDVANMSILGYDPAVYYSGRAPLEAASMGVTLAPDDVAFRCNLVTIEHGRIKDYSAGHISSEEAKILIETLDAELGTDELSFYPGVSYRHLMVARKNLGAETECTPPHDITGKKIDKYLPRGKDGAFFSDRIKASMIVLELHPVNLKRIEEGKNPANSIWVWGQGHAPKFTPFQELYGKTGAVISAVDLLKGIGVYAGLDVIEVEGATGYLDTNYEGKVNAAIEALKTKDLVFIHVEAPDEAGHEGSIDKKLKAVEDFDSRIVAPILKHAQTSDEPFTILILPDHPTPISVKTHTQDPIPFAIYRTDNKESDEVQTFDEDSVKKGSLGLVKASDLIGMLVKAK comes from the coding sequence ATGAAATACGCTGTACTTATAGGAGACGGAATGGCTGATTACCCTATAGAGAAACTGGGCGGAAAGACCATTCTCCAGGCAGCTCGAACCCCTGCTATGGATTATATTGCTGCTCACGGGAAAGCCGGATATGCAAAAACTATACCTGAAGGTTTTCACCCAGGGAGCGATGTCGCAAATATGTCTATTCTCGGGTATGATCCGGCGGTGTATTACTCTGGTCGGGCTCCTCTGGAAGCTGCCAGCATGGGTGTGACTCTTGCACCTGATGATGTGGCTTTCAGATGTAATCTTGTTACTATTGAGCATGGAAGAATAAAAGATTACAGCGCAGGGCATATCAGCAGTGAAGAAGCTAAGATTCTCATTGAGACACTTGACGCGGAACTCGGCACAGATGAATTGAGCTTTTATCCGGGAGTCAGCTACAGGCACCTGATGGTTGCCAGAAAGAATCTGGGGGCTGAAACGGAGTGTACTCCTCCTCATGACATTACAGGAAAGAAAATCGATAAATATCTGCCCAGAGGAAAGGATGGAGCCTTCTTCTCCGATCGGATCAAAGCGTCTATGATTGTACTTGAACTGCACCCCGTTAATCTGAAAAGGATTGAGGAGGGCAAGAATCCTGCAAACTCCATTTGGGTATGGGGTCAGGGACATGCTCCAAAGTTTACTCCGTTTCAAGAATTGTATGGGAAAACAGGAGCAGTAATTTCGGCAGTCGATCTTTTGAAAGGCATCGGGGTTTATGCAGGTCTGGATGTAATTGAAGTTGAGGGAGCAACGGGTTATCTGGACACTAATTACGAAGGGAAGGTAAATGCTGCAATTGAGGCTCTTAAAACCAAGGATCTTGTTTTTATCCACGTGGAAGCTCCGGATGAAGCCGGACATGAGGGAAGTATTGACAAAAAACTAAAAGCTGTCGAAGACTTCGATAGCCGAATAGTAGCTCCTATCCTTAAGCATGCTCAGACTTCAGACGAGCCCTTTACAATTCTCATACTGCCTGATCATCCAACTCCAATTTCCGTAAAGACTCACACTCAAGACCCCATTCCCTTTGCAATCTACAGAACTGACAACAAGGAATCCGACGAAGTACAGACTTTTGATGAGGACTCGGTTAAAAAAGGTTCCCTTGGGCTTGTAAAGGCTTCGGACCTGATAGGAATGCTTGTAAAGGCTAAATAA
- a CDS encoding Hsp20/alpha crystallin family protein: protein MRWPIRRTFFGPERWDPFEEIRRTQERLNQLFEDFMPMEEWGWGGRVYTPAVDIKEEDDKLVVTTDLPGINKEDVEINLKEDMLEIKAKTGKEKETEEEGYIRRERAYTQFYRAVRLPTSVKEEGSTAKLENGVLTITLPKMQLEAPTKKIAIE, encoded by the coding sequence ATGAGATGGCCTATAAGAAGAACATTTTTTGGTCCTGAACGCTGGGATCCCTTTGAAGAGATAAGAAGAACACAGGAGCGCCTCAACCAGTTATTTGAAGATTTTATGCCGATGGAAGAATGGGGATGGGGCGGAAGGGTCTATACGCCTGCTGTTGACATTAAGGAAGAAGATGATAAACTTGTAGTCACTACTGACCTCCCCGGTATCAATAAAGAAGATGTTGAAATCAACCTTAAAGAAGACATGCTTGAGATAAAAGCAAAGACCGGGAAGGAAAAAGAGACTGAAGAAGAAGGATACATTCGCCGTGAGAGGGCATACACCCAGTTCTACAGGGCAGTCCGTCTGCCTACGAGCGTTAAGGAAGAAGGAAGCACTGCAAAATTGGAAAATGGCGTCCTGACAATAACGCTGCCGAAAATGCAGCTTGAAGCGCCGACAAAGAAAATAGCTATCGAATGA
- a CDS encoding aspartate kinase, translated as MKIVMKFGGTSVGDGKKIRHVAQLLKKYHEEGNQIVVVTSALGGVTDGLLENARFASTKGKVALVKEFKTEITNKHHEAVKDAIDDPTVAKEVIHTLDLRIDELEKALIGICYLGELTPRSIDYICSYGERLAAPIVSGAIRSLGIPSTEFTGGEAGIITTSDYGNARPLEKTYELVKKRLGCRLGSQIVVVTGFIGENEDGIITTLGRSGSDFSASILGAALKVDEIWLWKEVNGIMTTDPRIVPEARTIPQISYAEAMELSYFGANVLHPRTIEPAMREHIPVRVKNTFEPELPGTLVVAEKFQCRHVVKAVSLIKNVALINVAGAEMAGAVGTVARLFTALAKAGVNVVMISQGSSESNISFVISETHLEPALKALHEEFNREIVKEITSDRNVCVVAVVGAGMAGTPGIAKRVFGALGNAMINIIMISQGSSQYNISFVVREDDAFAAVKTLHDEFELYNGNGIEKQL; from the coding sequence ATGAAAATTGTAATGAAATTTGGAGGAACTTCTGTTGGGGACGGGAAAAAAATCCGTCATGTTGCCCAGCTTTTGAAAAAGTATCATGAGGAAGGCAACCAGATCGTGGTAGTAACTTCGGCGCTCGGTGGAGTGACCGATGGGCTTCTGGAAAATGCACGTTTTGCCTCAACAAAAGGCAAAGTAGCCCTTGTTAAAGAGTTTAAAACAGAAATCACAAATAAGCACCACGAAGCCGTGAAGGACGCCATTGATGACCCAACAGTCGCAAAAGAAGTTATCCATACCCTTGACCTCCGCATTGACGAGCTCGAAAAAGCCCTGATCGGGATCTGCTATCTTGGTGAGCTTACACCAAGGTCAATTGATTACATCTGCTCTTATGGAGAACGGCTGGCTGCTCCAATCGTTTCAGGAGCTATCCGTTCCCTTGGAATTCCATCAACCGAATTCACAGGTGGAGAAGCAGGGATTATAACCACATCTGATTACGGAAATGCCAGGCCCCTTGAAAAAACCTACGAACTTGTGAAAAAGAGACTTGGATGCAGACTCGGATCCCAGATTGTAGTGGTTACAGGATTTATAGGAGAAAATGAGGATGGGATCATTACCACACTGGGAAGAAGCGGGTCTGATTTCTCAGCTTCTATCCTTGGTGCAGCCTTGAAAGTTGATGAAATCTGGCTCTGGAAAGAAGTGAACGGAATCATGACTACTGACCCGAGGATAGTACCAGAAGCAAGGACTATCCCTCAAATATCTTACGCCGAAGCCATGGAACTTTCTTATTTCGGAGCAAACGTACTGCACCCGCGCACTATTGAACCTGCTATGCGTGAGCATATTCCTGTGCGGGTTAAGAATACTTTTGAACCTGAGTTACCTGGCACACTCGTGGTTGCGGAAAAGTTCCAGTGTCGGCACGTTGTAAAGGCTGTAAGCCTGATCAAAAACGTAGCTCTCATCAATGTTGCAGGCGCAGAGATGGCAGGAGCAGTCGGAACTGTAGCTAGGCTCTTTACAGCACTTGCGAAGGCAGGCGTTAATGTAGTTATGATTAGCCAGGGCTCTTCCGAATCCAATATTTCTTTCGTGATCAGTGAGACACATTTAGAGCCCGCTTTAAAAGCTCTCCATGAAGAATTCAACCGGGAAATCGTAAAAGAGATCACTTCGGACAGAAACGTTTGCGTGGTTGCGGTCGTAGGTGCAGGTATGGCAGGGACTCCAGGCATAGCAAAGCGGGTCTTCGGAGCACTTGGAAATGCTATGATTAACATTATCATGATCAGCCAGGGATCTTCTCAGTACAATATCTCTTTTGTTGTGCGGGAAGATGATGCATTTGCCGCAGTCAAGACCCTGCACGATGAATTTGAATTATATAACGGAAATGGAATTGAAAAACAGCTTTAA
- a CDS encoding deoxycytidylate deaminase, with translation MIERPSLDEYFLEIAFVVGKRATCLRNNVGAVIVRDKRILSTGYNGAPSGMEHCLEIGCIRDMENIPSGTRQEKCRAVHAEQNAIIQAAIHGVSIAGATIYCTHQPCILCTKMIINSNIKRVVYATVYPDVDSLKFFRDAGVEVEYMPFKLKHEISRGDNLQDLTTS, from the coding sequence ATGATAGAAAGACCTTCCCTTGACGAATATTTTCTTGAGATTGCCTTCGTGGTAGGCAAACGGGCGACCTGCCTCCGAAATAATGTGGGGGCTGTTATTGTCCGGGATAAAAGAATCCTCTCAACCGGATACAATGGAGCACCCAGCGGCATGGAACACTGCCTTGAAATCGGATGTATTCGGGATATGGAAAATATCCCTTCAGGCACGAGACAGGAAAAATGCAGGGCAGTGCATGCAGAGCAGAATGCGATTATCCAGGCTGCAATCCATGGAGTAAGTATAGCAGGAGCAACTATCTACTGCACACACCAGCCCTGTATTCTTTGCACGAAAATGATTATCAACTCAAACATCAAAAGAGTGGTATATGCAACTGTCTATCCTGACGTAGATTCACTTAAGTTTTTCAGGGATGCGGGTGTGGAAGTGGAATATATGCCTTTTAAACTAAAACATGAGATCTCAAGAGGAGATAACTTACAGGACTTAACAACCTCCTGA
- a CDS encoding cation diffusion facilitator family transporter translates to MIWEIMEGTGDKNKETLFNYEEDEDTRYSQAAHVAKVGMAINVLLTGFKFVTGIAGNSSAMIADATHSLSDFMTDIAVIVGLRVAAKPGDSTHNYGHGKIETLAAAFIGLVLAVVALGIFWGGLEKVFVFLRGETLPAPSSIVFIAAVLSIVLKEWLYRYTMTSARELKSDALIANAWHHRSDAFSSIGTMIGVGGAILLGGKWVVLDPVAAIVLSFFIFKVAFDISYKNLNELLEASIDSETYRSIEEILISTEGVLGFHDLKTRKIGNAMAADVHIEVDRDLSIVEAHEISTQIENRLKETCGKNSHFSIHIEPCFDPEYYTQNMSEAKNRIRP, encoded by the coding sequence ATGATATGGGAAATTATGGAAGGTACTGGAGATAAAAATAAAGAGACTCTTTTTAATTATGAGGAAGACGAAGATACCAGATACTCCCAAGCAGCCCATGTGGCAAAAGTTGGAATGGCAATAAATGTCCTGCTGACAGGTTTTAAATTTGTTACAGGGATTGCAGGAAACAGTTCAGCGATGATTGCTGATGCAACTCATTCTCTTTCCGACTTCATGACTGACATCGCTGTAATAGTGGGTTTAAGGGTTGCTGCGAAACCTGGAGACAGTACGCACAATTACGGGCACGGAAAAATTGAGACTTTAGCCGCTGCATTTATTGGGCTTGTCCTTGCCGTAGTGGCTCTTGGAATTTTTTGGGGCGGGCTTGAGAAAGTTTTTGTGTTTCTCAGAGGAGAGACACTTCCAGCTCCAAGTTCAATCGTATTTATTGCGGCAGTTCTCTCAATTGTGTTAAAGGAATGGCTCTACCGCTATACCATGACATCTGCCAGAGAACTTAAGAGCGATGCCCTTATTGCAAACGCCTGGCACCATCGTTCTGATGCCTTCTCTTCCATAGGAACGATGATTGGAGTAGGGGGCGCGATCCTTCTTGGAGGAAAGTGGGTTGTGCTTGATCCAGTAGCTGCAATTGTACTGAGCTTCTTTATCTTTAAGGTTGCATTCGATATCTCTTATAAAAATCTCAATGAACTGCTGGAAGCTTCGATTGATTCCGAGACTTATAGAAGTATTGAAGAGATACTCATCTCCACTGAAGGAGTTTTAGGTTTCCATGATCTAAAAACCCGAAAAATAGGGAATGCCATGGCTGCAGATGTCCATATTGAAGTTGACCGGGATTTAAGTATAGTGGAGGCACATGAAATCTCAACGCAGATAGAAAACAGGTTAAAGGAAACCTGCGGCAAAAATAGCCACTTCTCAATTCATATAGAGCCATGTTTTGATCCCGAGTATTATACTCAGAACATGTCAGAAGCCAAAAATAGAATAAGACCATGA
- the purM gene encoding phosphoribosylformylglycinamidine cyclo-ligase encodes MSEKHLTYADSGVDISKEEKTVKTLIEKLSYVRKGIGAPLTGIGHYAGLLDFGEYALALTTDGVGSKVLIANEMKRWNTVGIDCIAMNVNDLLAIGAEPVAFVDYLAVEKHDESFAAQIGEGLVKGAEISRISIVGGETATLPGIIKGFDLAGTCLGIVRKDQIIEGGKVSVGDVIVGIPSSGVHSNGYTLVRKIIEESSYSYHDPCPYDSSKTIGDELLTPTRIYIEILDVLKACEVHGLAHITGSGLLKLRRVTKLGFDFYDPLEPQEIFKFLQKEGVVKDLEMYRTFNMGMGFLIILPEKDATKAIEITGGKIVGKIVESGIRVKDLVIE; translated from the coding sequence ATGAGCGAAAAACACTTAACATACGCAGATTCAGGCGTAGATATTTCAAAAGAAGAAAAAACGGTTAAAACACTTATTGAGAAGCTCAGTTACGTTCGAAAAGGCATAGGAGCCCCTCTTACAGGAATAGGGCATTATGCAGGGCTTCTTGACTTCGGAGAATATGCCCTTGCCCTGACAACGGATGGAGTAGGCTCAAAAGTTCTTATTGCGAACGAAATGAAGCGCTGGAACACAGTAGGCATAGACTGTATAGCAATGAATGTTAATGACCTTCTAGCAATAGGAGCCGAACCTGTGGCTTTTGTAGATTATCTTGCCGTGGAAAAGCATGATGAAAGTTTTGCCGCTCAGATAGGGGAAGGGCTGGTAAAAGGCGCAGAAATCTCCAGAATATCCATTGTGGGAGGAGAAACCGCAACCCTCCCCGGAATAATTAAAGGTTTCGACCTTGCAGGTACATGCCTGGGAATTGTCAGAAAAGACCAGATTATCGAGGGAGGAAAAGTCAGCGTAGGTGACGTGATTGTAGGTATCCCAAGTTCAGGTGTTCACAGCAATGGATACACTCTGGTAAGGAAGATCATTGAGGAATCCAGCTACTCTTACCATGATCCATGTCCCTATGACAGTTCAAAAACAATAGGAGACGAACTCCTGACTCCAACAAGAATTTACATTGAGATTCTTGACGTCCTCAAGGCATGTGAAGTCCACGGGCTTGCCCACATAACAGGCAGCGGACTTTTGAAACTGAGAAGAGTGACAAAACTCGGCTTTGATTTCTACGATCCCCTGGAGCCTCAGGAGATCTTCAAATTCCTTCAGAAGGAAGGCGTAGTGAAAGATCTTGAGATGTACAGAACCTTCAACATGGGCATGGGCTTCCTTATCATCCTGCCGGAAAAAGACGCTACAAAAGCTATAGAAATTACCGGCGGAAAAATCGTAGGGAAAATTGTAGAAAGCGGAATCAGGGTCAAAGACCTGGTAATAGAATGA
- a CDS encoding protein translocase subunit SecF: MATVLTELLDNFVKNHDNRQLLAIPLAILAVSLVILLVSFMSSGSPVDLGMEFQGGTQISVETTDSPAKLEEMYSSYDITDVRQAGSRVVMQFGVMDKEQQRQLENDITSRYSNVQIQQVGPIYGRDLQVQAVRALIISFIGMSLVAFLLFRTLIPSLAIILSAFSDIMIAAAFMKVAGIELSLGTLAALLMLIGYSVDSDILLTNRVLKRRGTIEEKISRAMQTGITMTTTTLAALAVMYIVSTYSYLVIPSFTQITLLSQISIVLIAGLIADMMNTWLLNTGILRWYVSKPELRGRYNR, encoded by the coding sequence ATGGCAACAGTTTTGACCGAACTTTTAGATAATTTCGTGAAAAATCACGATAATCGCCAGTTGCTGGCAATCCCCCTTGCGATACTCGCAGTTTCTCTAGTAATACTGCTGGTTTCCTTTATGAGTAGTGGGTCGCCAGTAGACCTGGGAATGGAATTCCAGGGTGGTACCCAGATTTCGGTAGAGACAACTGACTCTCCTGCTAAGCTTGAAGAAATGTATTCTTCTTACGACATCACGGATGTCCGGCAGGCCGGAAGCAGGGTTGTTATGCAATTCGGGGTCATGGACAAGGAACAGCAACGTCAACTTGAAAATGATATTACGAGCCGTTACTCGAATGTGCAGATCCAGCAGGTTGGACCTATCTATGGGCGTGATCTGCAGGTACAGGCTGTCAGGGCTCTTATCATTTCCTTTATAGGGATGTCTCTTGTAGCATTCTTACTCTTTCGGACCCTTATACCTTCCCTTGCAATAATACTTTCGGCATTTTCAGACATAATGATTGCTGCGGCTTTCATGAAGGTTGCAGGGATAGAACTCTCCCTGGGAACACTTGCCGCCCTGCTCATGCTTATTGGTTATTCTGTAGATAGTGATATTTTGCTCACAAATAGAGTTCTTAAACGCCGGGGCACGATAGAAGAGAAAATTTCCCGAGCTATGCAAACCGGCATTACGATGACTACTACAACTCTTGCAGCGCTTGCAGTTATGTACATAGTTTCTACTTATTCCTACCTTGTAATTCCTTCATTTACACAAATTACATTGCTCTCTCAGATCTCAATCGTGTTGATTGCAGGGCTTATTGCAGATATGATGAATACCTGGCTCCTGAATACGGGAATTTTACGCTGGTATGTATCAAAGCCCGAATTAAGAGGGAGGTATAATAGATGA
- a CDS encoding coenzyme F420-0:L-glutamate ligase, producing the protein MKFEAIAVENIPLIHAGDNLPSIICENIELQDRDIVIIASTVVAKAEGEIFRLEDITPGKISLEIAARTGRDARFIEAVLSRSGEVLVEKPFMLVTTLSGHTCVNAGIDESNIENGFLLYPPENPDASASRLGQELERLSGKKLSVIITDTNGRAFKIGQTGVAIGIYKIKPVKRWIGEKDLFGRDLEITEEAIADELAGAANLLMGEGAGGIPVVVIRGLDYYCDEETYIKEMYRPEELDIIKKGLRCLQKKS; encoded by the coding sequence TTGAAATTTGAAGCCATAGCTGTTGAGAATATTCCCCTTATACATGCCGGGGACAACCTGCCCTCAATAATCTGTGAGAATATTGAGCTTCAGGACAGGGACATTGTTATCATTGCCTCGACCGTTGTTGCTAAAGCTGAAGGGGAGATCTTCAGGCTCGAGGATATTACCCCAGGGAAGATATCACTTGAAATCGCAGCACGGACTGGAAGAGATGCCAGATTCATCGAGGCTGTACTTTCCCGTAGTGGGGAAGTCCTTGTGGAGAAGCCTTTTATGCTTGTGACAACTCTCTCAGGGCATACCTGTGTAAACGCAGGAATTGACGAGTCAAACATTGAAAATGGATTTTTGCTTTACCCTCCAGAAAATCCGGATGCCAGTGCTTCAAGGCTTGGTCAGGAACTCGAAAGGCTGAGTGGGAAAAAATTAAGTGTTATTATCACGGACACAAACGGGAGAGCTTTCAAGATAGGGCAGACTGGAGTTGCTATAGGGATTTATAAAATAAAACCCGTAAAACGCTGGATTGGAGAAAAAGATCTTTTTGGAAGAGACCTTGAAATTACGGAAGAGGCAATTGCTGACGAACTTGCCGGCGCCGCAAACCTTCTGATGGGAGAAGGCGCAGGCGGGATTCCGGTGGTTGTCATTCGCGGGTTAGATTATTATTGTGATGAGGAGACCTATATAAAGGAAATGTACCGCCCTGAAGAGCTGGATATAATTAAAAAAGGGCTTCGCTGCCTGCAAAAAAAGAGTTGA
- a CDS encoding DUF1890 domain-containing protein, whose product MNGAKVLLMMGCPEVPIQTSIALYLSHKLNKLGFDVTVAGNDAVIKLIKVSDFDGYYVKKMVNLDKTLEDIIEKRLDFDICFAFMHNDSGLTFAATMSAISQAKMYSVVFGRNAEALAEAIEFDCVKIVSSDVHNPIRLKNKLDKVIEEIVK is encoded by the coding sequence ATGAATGGCGCAAAAGTGCTTCTTATGATGGGATGTCCTGAGGTCCCAATTCAAACAAGTATTGCCCTGTATCTTTCCCATAAACTAAATAAGTTAGGATTTGATGTGACTGTTGCTGGGAATGACGCCGTAATCAAGCTTATAAAAGTTTCGGATTTCGATGGTTATTATGTAAAAAAGATGGTAAATCTCGATAAAACCCTGGAGGATATTATTGAGAAAAGATTGGATTTTGATATCTGTTTTGCCTTTATGCACAACGACTCCGGATTAACTTTTGCAGCAACAATGAGCGCCATTTCCCAAGCCAAGATGTACTCTGTAGTTTTTGGCAGGAATGCGGAAGCTCTCGCAGAAGCCATCGAGTTCGACTGTGTGAAAATAGTTTCAAGTGATGTTCATAATCCTATCCGGCTCAAGAATAAGCTGGATAAGGTAATTGAGGAGATAGTTAAATGA
- a CDS encoding DUF1894 domain-containing protein, whose translation MSCIEQMKYEILLQRISFKEAREYIEKYSDEVYYVPPGYKIFKDYYIIGVPPVAVGAKGNALIFPYTKPCHGSFVLSIENEDSVKEIDRLREKEKEMGAASSKEGKPTERSRTLATSYQDMWKE comes from the coding sequence ATGAGCTGTATTGAGCAGATGAAGTATGAAATCCTTCTGCAAAGGATAAGCTTCAAAGAAGCCAGAGAGTACATTGAGAAATACTCTGATGAGGTTTATTATGTACCCCCTGGCTACAAAATCTTTAAAGATTACTACATAATAGGAGTGCCGCCCGTTGCAGTGGGCGCAAAGGGCAATGCTCTGATTTTCCCCTATACGAAGCCCTGTCACGGAAGCTTCGTCCTGAGCATAGAAAACGAGGACAGTGTAAAGGAGATCGACAGGCTCAGGGAGAAAGAGAAGGAGATGGGAGCAGCTTCATCGAAGGAAGGCAAGCCTACTGAGCGCTCCAGAACACTTGCAACCAGCTATCAGGATATGTGGAAAGAATGA
- a CDS encoding preprotein translocase subunit SecD has protein sequence MSDIKGLFKNVRVIIFTLLLLGSIVAIHPGYTPGEGVTTNLNFGLDLEGGSWLQIKLEGALAQISVDSEELVSGIVEPAIGAPIEITSNNLDMGGSDSAGKSVTFTTSAPVNASQIESLELGTVNVEKLSDTQTQVTISDTSKEVMITNYLSKSLDTEVVPFYTADGTVYEIRTEVSEQQLENLLENIGGSIVKNEDGTSTYKEGVTRETRDLTKEILSDKLNSLGLKDIPVRTVGDEYILIDFAGVDLATAKEIAERPGKFEIRIQTTGNETQHVLYGDSIVSVGIPSFHDGMWHTPFTLNENGARALQKVALETGAIDNPDEHYLNMYLDDVKIYGAPLSPDAAARLREAPIYSWEASTGPDEAAEAEAKALQIHLRAGALPVNVVLVGSGHVDAGLGSQFKTASVIVGIISLIAVAAVVYFRYKRPEILIPMVGTSFSEVIMILGFAAVVGWQLDLASIAGIIAAVGTGIDQLVIITDEVLYEGKLPATRVFVSRIGKAFSIIFGAAATTVIAMAPLVVMGFGTLKGFAITTIIGVLIGVVIARPVYAVVIKEFLNVAESGNGSITE, from the coding sequence ATGAGCGATATAAAAGGTCTTTTTAAAAATGTAAGAGTCATTATCTTCACCCTCCTCCTGCTTGGCTCTATAGTGGCAATACATCCAGGCTATACTCCCGGAGAAGGAGTGACTACTAACCTGAATTTCGGACTTGACCTTGAAGGCGGTTCCTGGCTACAGATTAAACTTGAGGGAGCACTTGCCCAGATAAGTGTAGATTCCGAAGAACTGGTCAGCGGAATTGTCGAGCCAGCAATTGGTGCCCCTATTGAAATCACAAGTAATAACCTTGATATGGGAGGCTCAGATTCTGCCGGTAAATCTGTAACCTTTACAACTTCTGCTCCGGTTAATGCATCCCAAATTGAATCTCTTGAACTGGGCACTGTAAATGTGGAGAAGCTGAGTGATACTCAAACTCAGGTAACTATCTCTGATACCAGTAAGGAAGTTATGATTACAAACTATCTTTCAAAGTCCCTTGATACAGAGGTAGTTCCATTCTATACTGCCGACGGAACTGTTTATGAGATAAGAACAGAAGTTTCTGAGCAGCAGCTTGAAAATCTTCTGGAAAATATTGGAGGATCAATCGTTAAGAATGAAGATGGGACTTCAACTTATAAAGAAGGAGTCACCCGCGAGACAAGAGATCTGACAAAAGAGATTCTCAGTGATAAGCTCAACTCTCTTGGTCTGAAGGACATTCCTGTCAGGACAGTAGGAGATGAGTATATTCTTATTGATTTTGCAGGCGTTGATCTTGCGACTGCCAAGGAAATTGCCGAAAGACCGGGCAAGTTTGAGATCCGTATTCAGACAACAGGAAATGAAACTCAGCACGTGCTTTATGGAGACTCTATTGTAAGTGTGGGAATTCCAAGTTTCCATGATGGAATGTGGCATACCCCCTTTACCCTCAATGAAAACGGAGCACGAGCACTCCAGAAGGTTGCACTCGAAACAGGGGCAATTGATAATCCGGATGAACATTACCTGAACATGTACCTGGATGACGTCAAAATTTACGGAGCTCCTTTGAGCCCGGATGCAGCCGCTAGGTTAAGAGAAGCCCCAATCTATTCCTGGGAAGCTTCCACAGGTCCGGATGAAGCTGCCGAAGCCGAAGCTAAAGCCCTTCAGATCCATCTCAGGGCAGGGGCTCTTCCTGTCAATGTCGTACTTGTGGGTTCAGGGCATGTAGACGCAGGGCTTGGTTCTCAGTTTAAAACCGCATCCGTGATTGTAGGCATTATCTCTCTTATTGCAGTAGCAGCTGTGGTTTATTTCAGATATAAGAGGCCTGAAATTCTGATACCTATGGTCGGGACTTCTTTCAGTGAAGTTATTATGATTCTAGGGTTTGCAGCCGTTGTAGGCTGGCAGCTTGACCTGGCATCAATTGCAGGTATTATCGCTGCCGTAGGTACGGGGATTGACCAATTGGTAATTATTACTGATGAGGTTCTTTATGAAGGCAAACTGCCTGCTACGAGAGTTTTTGTCTCTAGAATAGGAAAAGCTTTCTCAATTATCTTTGGAGCAGCTGCCACAACGGTTATTGCAATGGCTCCTCTGGTGGTCATGGGCTTCGGAACTCTGAAAGGGTTTGCTATTACTACAATCATCGGTGTCTTGATTGGTGTGGTTATTGCAAGACCTGTTTACGCTGTAGTGATTAAAGAGTTCCTCAATGTAGCTGAGAGCGGAAACGGAAGTATAACCGAGTAA